One window from the genome of Choloepus didactylus isolate mChoDid1 chromosome 2, mChoDid1.pri, whole genome shotgun sequence encodes:
- the FABP3 gene encoding fatty acid-binding protein, heart, whose protein sequence is MVDAFLGTWKLVDSQNFDEYMKCLGVGFATRQVAVMTKPTTIIEKNGDTITIKTQSTFKSTEISFELGVEFDETTADDRKVKSIVTLDGGKLVHVQKWDGKETTLVRELKDGKLILTLTFGSVVSIRTYERGA, encoded by the exons ATGGTGGACGCCTTCCTGGGTACCTGGAAGCTAGTGGACAGCCAGAATTTCGATGAATACATGAAGTGTCTTG GTGTGGGTTTTGCTACCAGGCAGGTGGCTGTCATGACCAAGCCTACCACAATCATTGAAAAAAATGGGGACACTATTACCATAAAGACACAGAGCACCTTCAAGAGCACGGAAATCAGCTTCGAGCTAGGGGTGGAGTTTGATGAGACAACGGCAGATGACAGGAAAGTCAAG TCCATTGTGACACTTGATGGAGGCAAACTTGTCCATGTGCAGAAGTGGGACGGGAAAGAGACGACACTTGTGCGAGAGCTAAAGGATGGGAAACTCATCCTG acACTCACCTTTGGCAGTGTAGTTAGCATTCGCACTTATGAGAGAGGGGCATGA